Proteins co-encoded in one Natronorubrum daqingense genomic window:
- the dapF gene encoding diaminopimelate epimerase, with protein MTVPFQKYHGTGNDFLIIPADEYVSNRGALAERECDREEGVGADGILYLALEERFSPPRVVMTLVQPDGATAPMCGNGARCAAEWAMRRTGADSVMIDTQAGTLRADRTDGDITIEMGTPTFDPKAVPVRADEPVFEQEIEGLEVTMVNTGVPHAVAFVDDVDDIDLEAVAPPIRYGDEFPAGTNVTIASPDGSGGFDQRSYERGVEAETDSCGTGAVGIAVVARRLGRTDADPVDVHPPGGHLRVSFNDRGNATLTGPVEHEFDGEVAIKSPTEL; from the coding sequence ATGACTGTCCCATTCCAGAAGTACCACGGCACCGGCAACGACTTTCTAATCATTCCTGCGGACGAGTACGTCTCCAACCGCGGTGCGCTCGCCGAGCGCGAGTGCGACCGCGAGGAGGGCGTCGGTGCCGACGGCATCCTCTATCTCGCACTCGAGGAACGGTTCTCTCCGCCGCGCGTCGTTATGACGCTCGTCCAGCCCGACGGCGCGACGGCTCCGATGTGTGGCAACGGCGCGCGCTGTGCCGCCGAGTGGGCCATGCGACGAACCGGCGCGGACAGCGTCATGATCGACACCCAAGCTGGCACGCTTCGAGCTGATCGAACCGACGGCGACATCACGATCGAGATGGGGACGCCGACGTTCGATCCGAAAGCCGTGCCCGTCAGAGCCGACGAACCCGTTTTCGAGCAGGAGATCGAGGGACTCGAGGTGACGATGGTCAACACCGGCGTCCCTCACGCCGTCGCCTTCGTCGACGACGTCGACGACATCGACCTCGAGGCGGTCGCACCGCCGATTCGCTACGGCGACGAGTTCCCGGCCGGGACGAACGTGACGATCGCGAGTCCCGACGGTTCGGGCGGCTTCGATCAGCGATCCTACGAACGGGGCGTCGAGGCCGAAACCGATTCCTGTGGAACCGGCGCGGTCGGCATCGCCGTCGTCGCTCGCCGCCTCGGGCGGACCGACGCCGATCCGGTCGACGTGCACCCGCCGGGTGGCCACCTGCGAGTGAGTTTCAACGATCGCGGGAACGCCACGCTGACCGGCCCCGTCGAACACGAGTTCGACGGCGAAGTGGCCATCAAGTCCCCGACAGAACTGTGA
- a CDS encoding cupin domain-containing protein has product MTYRKVNYEDVDQVSSAMHFLSDPLETEQVGVTVARCDPGWNSKPHDHTDNEHEEVYVLIEGAATVVVDDEPVEMETGDALWLPPESTRQIRNGDDESAFVLVSAPSIGDENGDDERLLSGFAG; this is encoded by the coding sequence ATGACCTATCGGAAAGTGAACTACGAGGACGTCGATCAGGTCTCGAGTGCGATGCACTTCCTGAGCGATCCACTCGAGACCGAACAGGTCGGCGTGACGGTCGCACGGTGTGACCCGGGCTGGAACAGCAAGCCACACGATCACACCGACAACGAGCACGAGGAAGTGTACGTCCTGATCGAGGGCGCTGCGACGGTCGTCGTCGACGACGAACCGGTCGAGATGGAGACCGGTGATGCACTCTGGCTTCCACCGGAGTCGACGCGTCAGATTCGAAACGGCGACGACGAGAGCGCGTTCGTCCTCGTCAGCGCGCCCAGTATCGGCGACGAGAACGGCGACGACGAGCGACTACTCTCCGGATTCGCTGGGTGA
- a CDS encoding acyl-CoA dehydrogenase family protein, which yields MELLEDSIVPEHARDVKAEAREFAREHIEPNAQEHFQDGTYPEEILEAGQEAGLVAQDIPEAWGGRGFDLPQLLALTEEFYRADAGIALTLQLASFGCEITYEHGTDEQCEEFVRPVAEGEMRSGLAVSEPDTGSDLTGMETTAERDGDEYVLNGEKYWIGNGVEADWVTLYARTDDDETNRYGNHSLFIVPTDTDGYDAEHIPEKMAMRASKQAHIELEDCRIPAENLIGAEGAGFWLLAEFFNHGRIVVSAHGLGLGAAAIEETWEFVHDREQFGRSISDFQAVQHGLAEMLMAFERARALTWRACQKVENGDDVGYWAALSKTNATEMAVDVAEQGMQFHGGRSILDERRIARVYRDVRIPVIYEGANEIQRNLIYGQAPRS from the coding sequence ATGGAGCTACTCGAGGACAGTATTGTCCCGGAGCACGCACGCGACGTCAAAGCCGAAGCCCGCGAGTTCGCGCGTGAACACATCGAACCAAACGCGCAGGAGCACTTTCAGGATGGAACGTATCCGGAGGAGATCCTCGAAGCGGGCCAGGAGGCCGGTCTCGTCGCACAGGACATTCCGGAAGCGTGGGGCGGTCGCGGATTCGACCTTCCCCAACTGCTCGCACTGACGGAGGAGTTCTATCGGGCGGATGCGGGCATCGCGTTGACGCTCCAACTGGCGAGTTTCGGCTGTGAGATCACGTACGAACACGGCACCGACGAGCAGTGCGAGGAGTTCGTTCGCCCGGTTGCCGAGGGGGAGATGCGTTCGGGGCTCGCGGTTTCAGAGCCCGATACCGGCAGCGACCTTACGGGTATGGAGACCACCGCGGAACGAGACGGCGACGAGTACGTCCTCAACGGCGAGAAGTACTGGATCGGAAACGGCGTCGAAGCGGACTGGGTCACCCTCTACGCGCGAACGGACGACGACGAGACCAACCGCTACGGCAATCACTCGCTGTTCATCGTCCCGACAGACACCGACGGTTACGACGCCGAACACATTCCCGAAAAGATGGCGATGCGCGCCTCGAAGCAGGCGCACATCGAACTCGAGGACTGTCGTATCCCCGCGGAAAACCTGATCGGCGCGGAAGGTGCGGGCTTCTGGCTGCTCGCCGAATTCTTCAATCACGGCCGCATCGTCGTCTCGGCACACGGCTTGGGATTGGGAGCGGCAGCGATCGAGGAAACCTGGGAGTTCGTCCACGACCGCGAGCAGTTCGGCCGGTCGATCAGCGACTTTCAGGCGGTCCAACACGGCCTCGCGGAGATGTTGATGGCCTTCGAACGCGCTCGAGCACTCACCTGGCGTGCCTGCCAGAAGGTCGAGAATGGCGACGACGTGGGATACTGGGCGGCATTGTCGAAGACGAACGCGACGGAGATGGCGGTCGACGTCGCCGAGCAAGGTATGCAGTTTCACGGCGGGCGGTCGATACTCGACGAGCGCCGAATCGCGCGCGTCTATCGCGACGTGCGCATTCCAGTCATCTACGAGGGAGCGAACGAAATCCAGCGAAACCTGATCTACGGGCAGGCACCGAGGAGCTAA
- a CDS encoding HalX domain-containing protein, whose product MSTEPDILVVDDENQLADLYTEWLQQDGWSVETAYDGESALEKLTASIEIVLLDRRMPDQTGEEVLETIRDNGYDVRVVMATAVDPDFDIIEMGFDDYLVKPLSEEELLTVVDHIDQRATYESEVQTYYTLVSKKALIESKKSAPELEGNEEYQTLCTRVEELEERTDATVSSLRNHDEFVGVFQDISSEN is encoded by the coding sequence GTGAGCACTGAACCAGACATCCTCGTCGTCGACGACGAGAATCAACTTGCCGATCTGTACACCGAGTGGCTTCAACAAGACGGATGGTCCGTCGAGACGGCCTACGACGGCGAATCAGCCCTCGAGAAACTTACGGCGTCCATCGAAATCGTTCTGTTAGACCGTCGGATGCCGGATCAAACCGGCGAGGAGGTCCTCGAAACGATTCGAGACAACGGGTACGACGTACGCGTCGTCATGGCGACGGCAGTCGATCCCGACTTCGACATCATCGAAATGGGGTTCGACGACTACCTGGTCAAACCACTCTCAGAGGAAGAACTCCTCACGGTAGTCGACCACATCGACCAACGAGCCACCTACGAATCGGAGGTTCAGACGTACTACACGCTCGTCTCGAAGAAAGCCCTCATCGAGTCCAAAAAATCCGCGCCAGAACTGGAAGGTAACGAAGAGTATCAGACGCTCTGTACGCGCGTCGAAGAACTCGAGGAACGGACCGACGCGACCGTCTCGAGCCTTCGAAATCACGACGAATTCGTCGGCGTCTTCCAAGACATCTCATCCGAAAACTAA
- the lysA gene encoding diaminopimelate decarboxylase, which produces MTAPVESPSIRRLADWDPTRLESLAQDYGSPLYVLDLERVRENYRRLESAFPDAEILYAVKANALGDVLETLREEGAGLECASAGEVERALAASESAAENGATGANVHYTAVNPPARDLEWVVDAWEEYPDLTITVGAEDTIDRLEERGYDGRLCLRVNPGIGAGHHEKVQTGAAAKFGVPAERAVDVLADAADRGFDVVGIHAHVGSGVSSDQLGDHREFVSRMGDLARDVSEALAGDGDGLEFVDVGGGFGVPYREEDQPLDLEAVGDATRDALGDVDAALTIEPGRYFVADAGVLLTAVNTVKEARDTLAVGVDAGMTTLLRPAMYDAYHPIRNLTAAIEAEQHGASDDERGRETVAQTIAGPICESGDVFCENRHLPVSERTDVLVIGNAGAYGYEMANQYNSRPRPASIVLEDGDVRLARRRETLEDVTRLEREARDSEPSANHETHAEHDTR; this is translated from the coding sequence ATGACCGCGCCCGTGGAGTCGCCCTCGATCCGCCGCCTCGCCGACTGGGACCCGACGCGCCTCGAGTCCCTCGCCCAGGACTACGGCTCGCCGCTTTACGTCCTCGACCTCGAGCGCGTCCGCGAGAACTATCGCCGCCTCGAGTCGGCGTTTCCCGACGCCGAAATCCTCTACGCGGTGAAAGCGAACGCGCTTGGTGACGTTCTCGAGACGCTTCGCGAGGAGGGGGCAGGCCTCGAGTGTGCCTCCGCCGGCGAAGTGGAACGCGCGCTCGCGGCCAGCGAATCTGCGGCCGAGAACGGCGCGACGGGCGCGAACGTCCACTATACGGCGGTCAACCCGCCAGCACGCGACCTCGAGTGGGTCGTCGACGCCTGGGAGGAGTACCCCGACCTGACGATCACCGTCGGTGCCGAGGACACCATCGACCGCCTCGAAGAGCGGGGTTACGACGGGCGACTCTGTTTACGCGTCAATCCCGGTATCGGCGCCGGTCACCACGAGAAGGTTCAGACCGGCGCTGCCGCGAAGTTCGGCGTCCCGGCGGAGCGTGCCGTCGACGTCCTCGCAGACGCCGCCGACCGAGGCTTCGACGTCGTTGGTATCCACGCCCACGTCGGCTCCGGCGTCTCGAGCGATCAACTCGGCGACCACCGCGAGTTCGTCTCGCGGATGGGCGACCTCGCTCGGGATGTGAGCGAGGCGCTCGCGGGAGATGGCGACGGTCTCGAGTTCGTCGACGTCGGCGGCGGCTTCGGCGTTCCCTACCGCGAGGAAGACCAGCCGCTGGATCTCGAGGCGGTCGGCGACGCGACCCGGGACGCGCTCGGTGACGTCGACGCCGCACTGACGATCGAACCCGGCCGCTATTTCGTCGCGGACGCGGGCGTCCTCCTGACCGCGGTCAACACCGTCAAGGAGGCCCGAGATACCCTCGCGGTCGGCGTCGACGCCGGCATGACGACCCTCTTGCGACCCGCGATGTACGACGCGTACCATCCGATTCGGAATCTGACGGCCGCCATCGAAGCCGAGCAACACGGCGCGAGCGACGACGAACGTGGCCGCGAAACGGTTGCACAGACCATCGCCGGTCCGATTTGTGAGAGCGGAGACGTTTTCTGTGAGAACCGTCACTTACCCGTAAGTGAGCGCACGGACGTGCTCGTGATCGGCAACGCGGGGGCCTACGGCTACGAAATGGCGAACCAGTACAACTCACGGCCGCGGCCTGCATCGATCGTCCTCGAGGACGGGGACGTTCGGCTCGCCCGCCGCCGCGAGACGCTCGAGGACGTGACCCGTCTCGAGCGCGAGGCCCGCGATTCGGAACCGAGCGCGAACCACGAGACTCATGCCGAGCACGACACACGATAG
- the purH gene encoding bifunctional phosphoribosylaminoimidazolecarboxamide formyltransferase/IMP cyclohydrolase: protein MTRIAGMAGNRGRNLLNIADRRPGGADLAVVLTNDEDAPVLEAAAERDIPTEVVPLEDGMDRATHEEAVLEALSGYDFDLVCLDGYMRILSDTFLSEAPTTLNVHPSLLPAFPGMDAWGDALEANVSVTGCTVHVVTDATDEDGAVLESEVDGGPIVTQEPIPVYEGDDVDGLKERVLYEGEFRAYPRAVKWFSEDAVDIDLEAGEARVESDIASTDSDDHDGLPARRLSSSDRVDTLRYGENPHQDAAVYADYTTDEASVVHADQLNEGAKALSYNNYNDADGALDLIKEFDEPAAAVIKHTNPAGCATADSLAKAYEKALSTDPMSAFGGIVALNRECDAETAEQVIDSFKEVVVAPGYTDDALEVLFEKDNLRVLDVGALGESTERFTEKPLVGGRLVQERDLQTISVDDLEVVTEREPSDEELESMVFAWQTLKHVKSNGILFADGTETVGVGMGQVSRVDAVRLAAMKADEHAEGKDAEGAVMASDAFFPFPDGIEEAAKAGIEAVVQPGGSVNDDDVIEAANEHDIAMAFTGQRSFRHD, encoded by the coding sequence ATGACGCGAATCGCCGGGATGGCCGGCAACCGAGGGCGCAACCTGTTGAACATCGCCGACCGACGACCGGGAGGAGCCGACCTCGCCGTCGTCCTCACGAACGACGAAGACGCGCCGGTGCTCGAGGCCGCCGCCGAGCGCGATATTCCGACCGAAGTCGTCCCGCTCGAGGACGGGATGGATCGAGCGACCCACGAGGAAGCCGTCCTCGAGGCTCTCTCGGGGTACGACTTTGACCTCGTCTGCCTCGACGGCTACATGCGGATCCTCTCGGATACCTTCCTTTCCGAGGCCCCGACGACCCTGAACGTTCACCCCTCCCTGCTGCCCGCCTTCCCCGGCATGGACGCCTGGGGCGACGCGCTCGAGGCGAACGTCTCGGTCACGGGCTGTACGGTCCACGTCGTGACCGACGCGACGGACGAAGACGGCGCGGTCCTCGAGAGCGAGGTCGACGGCGGTCCGATCGTCACGCAGGAACCGATCCCGGTCTACGAGGGTGACGACGTGGACGGTCTAAAAGAGCGAGTCCTCTACGAGGGCGAGTTCCGCGCGTACCCGCGTGCGGTGAAGTGGTTTTCTGAGGACGCAGTGGACATCGATCTCGAGGCGGGTGAGGCGCGCGTCGAGTCGGACATCGCGAGTACCGACAGCGACGATCACGACGGGCTTCCCGCTCGCCGACTCTCCTCGAGCGATCGCGTCGATACCCTCCGCTACGGAGAAAATCCACACCAAGACGCCGCCGTCTACGCCGACTACACCACCGACGAGGCTAGCGTCGTCCACGCCGACCAGCTGAACGAGGGCGCGAAGGCCCTGAGCTACAACAACTACAACGACGCCGACGGTGCGCTCGACCTGATCAAGGAGTTCGACGAACCAGCCGCCGCGGTCATCAAACATACTAACCCCGCAGGCTGTGCCACGGCGGATTCGCTTGCCAAGGCCTACGAGAAGGCCCTCTCGACGGACCCGATGAGCGCCTTCGGCGGCATTGTCGCGCTCAATCGGGAGTGCGACGCCGAGACCGCCGAGCAAGTGATTGACTCGTTCAAGGAGGTCGTCGTCGCGCCGGGCTATACGGACGACGCCCTCGAGGTGCTCTTCGAGAAGGACAATCTTCGCGTGCTCGACGTCGGAGCGTTGGGTGAGTCCACGGAGCGCTTTACCGAGAAACCACTCGTCGGCGGCCGGCTCGTGCAAGAACGGGACCTCCAGACAATCTCGGTCGACGACCTCGAGGTCGTCACCGAGCGCGAGCCAAGCGACGAGGAACTCGAGTCGATGGTCTTCGCCTGGCAGACGCTCAAACACGTGAAATCGAACGGCATCCTCTTCGCAGACGGCACGGAGACGGTCGGCGTCGGGATGGGACAGGTCTCTCGAGTCGACGCAGTTCGCCTCGCGGCGATGAAAGCGGACGAGCATGCAGAAGGCAAGGACGCCGAGGGTGCGGTCATGGCCTCGGACGCGTTCTTCCCGTTCCCGGACGGCATCGAAGAGGCTGCGAAGGCCGGTATCGAGGCGGTCGTCCAGCCCGGCGGGTCGGTCAACGACGACGACGTGATCGAGGCGGCGAACGAACACGATATTGCGATGGCGTTTACGGGTCAGCGGTCGTTCCGTCACGATTAA
- a CDS encoding M20 family metallopeptidase — MSRDDPSGTAPAESESTGSADTPSSAFDPVSFLETAVQRPSHEDIGPMRELLCETLEANGVDPRVDEHGNVLATRGSADADAHVVLNTHIDTVSPHVPFEREIDGRDGYPETDGEIICGRGSCDAKGPLAAMLAAFFAVDLSSGAGRVTLAITPDEEVLSIGAYELVSSADSPTRDADAVIVGEPTDLDVCTAAKGRFQGTIHLTGANAHAAEPETGINAVAALEPVLETIRTFDERDDAPPTHLQLGEATLTPTVVSGGEATNQVPADCALTVDRRSVPPETAEDFHAALTDRLEVAVPAGVGVEFRFTDRPTPFLEAWDTDPDARIVDVLADAAGGAVRPFSAATEASYFAQDAPTVVFGPGVLADENGAVAHAPREYVRIEAVREAARALEETLQTVLE, encoded by the coding sequence GTGAGCAGAGACGACCCATCCGGAACGGCTCCGGCCGAGAGCGAGTCGACGGGCAGCGCCGACACTCCGTCCTCCGCGTTCGACCCCGTTTCGTTCCTCGAGACCGCTGTGCAACGCCCCTCGCACGAGGATATCGGACCCATGCGGGAGTTACTGTGCGAGACGCTCGAGGCCAACGGCGTCGACCCGCGCGTCGACGAGCACGGAAACGTCCTCGCGACGCGAGGCTCGGCCGATGCGGACGCACACGTCGTATTGAACACGCACATCGACACCGTCTCGCCCCACGTTCCGTTCGAACGGGAGATCGACGGACGCGATGGATACCCCGAAACTGACGGCGAGATCATCTGTGGCCGTGGCTCCTGTGACGCGAAGGGACCCCTCGCCGCCATGCTCGCAGCCTTCTTCGCGGTCGACCTCTCGAGTGGGGCCGGCCGCGTGACGCTCGCGATCACGCCCGACGAGGAGGTGCTCTCGATCGGCGCGTACGAACTGGTCTCGAGTGCGGATTCGCCGACGCGTGACGCCGACGCCGTGATCGTCGGCGAACCGACCGATCTCGACGTCTGCACGGCGGCGAAAGGTCGGTTTCAGGGGACGATTCACCTGACGGGTGCGAACGCCCACGCTGCCGAACCCGAGACCGGAATCAACGCCGTCGCTGCCCTCGAACCCGTCCTCGAGACGATCCGGACGTTCGACGAACGCGACGACGCCCCGCCGACCCACCTCCAACTCGGTGAAGCGACGCTCACGCCGACCGTCGTATCGGGCGGTGAGGCGACCAATCAGGTGCCCGCCGACTGCGCGCTGACGGTCGACCGACGAAGCGTCCCGCCCGAAACGGCGGAGGACTTCCACGCCGCGTTGACCGACCGACTCGAGGTCGCGGTGCCGGCGGGAGTCGGCGTCGAGTTCCGCTTTACCGACCGGCCGACCCCGTTCCTCGAGGCGTGGGATACCGACCCCGACGCACGGATCGTCGACGTGCTCGCCGACGCCGCAGGCGGTGCCGTCCGGCCGTTTTCGGCGGCGACGGAGGCGTCGTACTTCGCGCAGGACGCGCCGACGGTCGTCTTCGGACCCGGCGTGCTCGCCGACGAGAACGGTGCCGTCGCCCACGCCCCGCGAGAGTACGTCCGGATCGAAGCCGTCCGCGAGGCCGCACGTGCACTCGAGGAGACGCTACAGACGGTTCTCGAGTGA
- a CDS encoding CPBP family intramembrane glutamic endopeptidase produces the protein MGSSRRSTAISHRLRVLGLCFALAIGGWLTGFAATLGVELHALAAGYDIRAIMQIGSSVAFNVVGAAGVALTYLIVRRNGFDLPFALEFLRIRKPTVWDMLWIAVGLWGAFAVVMGYQVFIEFVDPFGTGGEGETHSSIEDGRQYPSLFLVAIPIALFLTGPGEELLYRGVVQSRLGEVFPSSLAVLLSSLVFAAVHLPVYMGEEFGAVLVSLGTVFALGLYLGILYELSDTLVVPALIHGGYNALVYYSNYVTYA, from the coding sequence ATGGGCTCGAGTCGGCGTTCGACGGCGATCTCCCACCGACTTCGCGTGCTGGGGCTCTGTTTCGCTCTCGCGATCGGTGGCTGGCTGACCGGATTCGCCGCGACGCTGGGTGTCGAACTCCACGCCCTCGCCGCTGGTTACGATATTCGGGCGATTATGCAGATCGGCTCGTCGGTCGCGTTCAACGTCGTCGGCGCTGCCGGGGTCGCGCTCACGTACCTCATCGTCCGTCGAAACGGGTTCGACCTGCCGTTCGCCCTCGAGTTTCTCCGAATTCGGAAGCCGACGGTCTGGGACATGCTGTGGATCGCCGTCGGGCTGTGGGGGGCGTTCGCCGTCGTCATGGGGTATCAGGTGTTCATCGAGTTCGTCGATCCGTTTGGAACGGGTGGTGAGGGCGAGACGCACTCGTCGATCGAAGACGGACGACAGTATCCCTCGCTCTTTTTGGTTGCCATCCCGATTGCGCTCTTCCTGACCGGCCCTGGCGAGGAACTGCTCTATCGCGGCGTCGTTCAGTCACGTCTCGGCGAGGTGTTCCCGTCGTCGCTCGCCGTCCTCCTCTCGTCGCTCGTCTTCGCGGCTGTCCACCTCCCGGTGTACATGGGCGAAGAGTTCGGTGCCGTGCTCGTCAGTCTCGGCACGGTGTTCGCACTCGGACTCTACCTCGGTATCCTCTACGAACTCTCCGATACCCTCGTCGTCCCCGCACTCATCCACGGCGGCTACAACGCCCTCGTCTACTACTCGAACTACGTCACGTACGCCTGA
- the purB gene encoding adenylosuccinate lyase, translating to MTETDALYAVSPLDGRYGSRTAPLSPYVSEAALMRARVRVEVEYLFALADLEATPLEIDADERDQLRGLYEHFAEEDARLIKTLETEGYAEFEATNHDVKAVEYFVRHRLSEDSDASAWIHFGLTSEDVNNLAHRLLVRDAVDEVLLPALYDVRDWLAEMAQNYRDLPMLARTHGQPATPTTFGKEMAVYAARLGRTTGRIRRATDELRGKLGGASGTYAAHHSAYPDVDWSAFAEAFVTDLGLEFESLTTQVNPCDDLAAVFDAFRGANDVLLDLDLDMWLYVSDRYLGQETVEGETGSSTMPHKVNPIDFENSEGNLSKANSDLTFLADYVTTSRLQRDLSDSTVKRNIGAAFAHCLIGYRKTESGLEKVVPTEQVMREDLESTPEVIGEAVQTILRREGQEDAYERVKAVTRGKDVTLEDFRDMFDELAVDEEVREELHALTPTGYTGVADELVDEIE from the coding sequence ATGACCGAAACCGACGCCCTGTACGCCGTTTCGCCGCTGGACGGCCGCTACGGCAGCCGGACTGCGCCGCTGTCGCCGTACGTCAGCGAGGCCGCGCTCATGCGTGCACGCGTCCGCGTCGAAGTCGAGTACCTGTTCGCACTCGCCGACCTCGAGGCGACGCCACTCGAAATCGACGCCGACGAACGCGACCAGCTTCGAGGCTTGTACGAACACTTCGCGGAGGAAGACGCCCGACTCATCAAGACGCTCGAGACGGAGGGCTACGCCGAGTTCGAAGCGACCAATCACGACGTCAAAGCCGTCGAGTACTTCGTCCGCCACCGGCTGTCCGAGGACAGCGACGCCTCGGCGTGGATCCACTTCGGGTTGACCAGCGAGGACGTGAACAACCTGGCACACCGGCTGCTCGTTCGCGACGCCGTCGACGAGGTGCTCCTCCCGGCGCTGTACGACGTTCGAGACTGGCTCGCGGAGATGGCACAGAACTACCGCGACCTCCCGATGCTCGCCCGAACGCACGGCCAGCCCGCGACCCCGACGACCTTCGGCAAGGAGATGGCGGTCTACGCCGCCCGACTGGGCCGCACGACGGGCCGCATTCGGCGGGCGACGGACGAACTCCGGGGGAAACTCGGCGGCGCGTCGGGGACCTACGCTGCCCACCACTCGGCCTACCCGGACGTCGACTGGTCGGCGTTCGCCGAGGCGTTCGTGACGGACCTCGGCCTCGAGTTCGAATCGCTCACGACGCAGGTCAACCCCTGTGACGACCTCGCAGCAGTGTTCGACGCCTTCCGCGGCGCGAACGACGTCCTCCTCGATCTCGACCTAGATATGTGGCTCTACGTCTCCGATCGCTACCTCGGACAAGAAACCGTCGAGGGCGAGACGGGCTCCTCGACGATGCCCCACAAGGTCAACCCAATCGACTTCGAGAACAGCGAGGGGAACCTCTCGAAGGCGAACTCGGATTTGACCTTCCTTGCCGACTACGTCACGACCTCGAGACTTCAGCGTGACCTCTCCGATTCGACGGTCAAGCGAAATATCGGCGCGGCCTTCGCCCACTGTCTGATCGGCTACCGCAAAACCGAATCCGGCCTCGAGAAGGTCGTTCCGACGGAGCAGGTCATGCGCGAGGACCTCGAGTCGACGCCCGAAGTCATCGGCGAGGCCGTCCAGACGATTCTGCGCCGGGAAGGGCAAGAAGACGCCTACGAGCGCGTCAAGGCCGTCACGCGGGGGAAGGACGTCACGCTCGAGGACTTCCGTGACATGTTCGACGAACTCGCGGTCGACGAGGAGGTTCGCGAGGAACTCCACGCGCTGACGCCGACGGGCTACACGGGGGTTGCGGACGAGTTGGTCGACGAGATCGAATAG
- the nikR gene encoding nickel-responsive transcriptional regulator NikR — MAVVSVSMPDELLERLDQFADDHGYTGRSEVVREASRNLLGEFEDTRLEERELMGIVTVLFDYETTSVEERMMHLRHEHEDLVASNFHSHVGDHYCMELFVLEGELEDISTFVGKIRATKDALTVDYSVIPVDSFDPISQDG, encoded by the coding sequence ATGGCAGTCGTCAGCGTCTCGATGCCGGACGAACTTCTCGAGCGACTCGATCAGTTTGCAGATGACCACGGCTACACCGGCCGCAGCGAAGTCGTCCGGGAAGCCTCTCGGAACCTCCTCGGCGAATTCGAGGACACTCGTCTCGAGGAACGCGAACTGATGGGTATCGTCACCGTGCTCTTCGATTACGAAACCACGAGCGTCGAAGAGCGGATGATGCACCTCCGTCACGAACACGAGGATCTCGTCGCCTCGAACTTCCACAGCCACGTTGGCGACCACTACTGCATGGAACTGTTCGTTCTCGAGGGCGAACTCGAGGATATCTCGACGTTTGTCGGGAAAATTCGAGCGACGAAGGACGCGCTGACCGTCGACTACTCCGTGATTCCGGTCGACAGCTTCGATCCGATCTCACAGGACGGATAA
- a CDS encoding 2,3,4,5-tetrahydropyridine-2,6-dicarboxylate N-succinyltransferase produces the protein MSTLEQEITELWSQYQDDEIDAGSAGEDAYATLEAFLDALEAGDARAAEKHGDTWEANEWVKQGILLNFGLRSIQRFEHGGVTYNDVLPLADSSDYGERGSRNTPDGTVVRQGAHIGSDCILMSPAFVNIGAHVGDGTLVDSCDTVGSCAQIGANVKLGANTLIGGVLEPVENAPVIVEDNVSLGAGCRVTSGFVVGENSVVGENTLLTPRIPVYDLVEEEVVYGELPANRRAFTRFVESSISDHDLFEGGAYKPAVVATDLETETLEATEREDALRE, from the coding sequence ATGAGCACGCTCGAACAGGAGATTACGGAGCTGTGGAGCCAGTATCAGGACGACGAGATCGACGCCGGGAGCGCAGGCGAAGACGCCTACGCGACCCTCGAGGCCTTCCTCGACGCGCTCGAAGCGGGCGACGCTCGCGCGGCCGAAAAGCACGGCGATACCTGGGAAGCCAACGAGTGGGTCAAGCAGGGAATCTTGCTCAACTTCGGCCTGCGCTCGATTCAGCGATTCGAACACGGCGGCGTCACGTACAACGACGTCTTGCCACTCGCGGACTCGAGTGACTACGGCGAGCGCGGCAGTCGCAACACGCCGGACGGCACCGTCGTCCGTCAGGGTGCCCACATCGGCTCGGACTGCATCCTGATGAGTCCGGCATTCGTCAACATCGGCGCTCACGTCGGCGACGGCACGCTCGTCGACTCCTGTGACACGGTCGGTTCCTGTGCGCAGATCGGAGCAAACGTCAAACTCGGTGCGAACACCCTCATCGGCGGCGTCCTCGAGCCAGTCGAGAACGCACCCGTGATCGTCGAGGACAACGTCTCCCTCGGCGCCGGCTGTCGCGTCACGAGCGGCTTCGTCGTCGGCGAAAACAGCGTAGTCGGGGAAAATACGCTGCTGACGCCGCGCATCCCCGTCTACGACCTCGTCGAAGAGGAGGTCGTCTACGGCGAACTGCCCGCGAACCGCCGGGCGTTCACCCGGTTCGTCGAGTCCTCGATCAGCGACCACGACCTCTTCGAGGGCGGCGCGTACAAGCCAGCCGTCGTCGCCACCGACCTCGAGACCGAGACACTCGAGGCGACCGAGCGCGAGGACGCGCTGCGCGAATAA